One Syntrophobacterales bacterium genomic region harbors:
- a CDS encoding sugar phosphorylase, whose amino-acid sequence MKRRDVMDQEKRFSRKRTYYDEYPDFTRPALEISRRFRERALARLEFLYGPKGAENWMPELERILKVHYAHKPPEMIEKEQEYDPRQRFCQEHIILITYGDMVKGEGATPLSVLHRFVTQYSLGAINTLHLLPFFPYSSDRGFAVIDYRRVDKRLGFWKDIREKKRFYDLMFDAVLNHCSSGSEMFLEFLNGNPAYRDFFIAYESPDDLTPEQRRKIFRPRTTDILTRFETIHGPRYIWSTFSPDQVDLNFRNPAVLLQVLGSLLFYIRKGADMLRLDAVTYIWAEPGTESVHLPQTHEIVKLLRDVVDFVASGVALVTETNVPHHQNISYFGNGYDEAHMVYNFALPPLVLHAFYAGDAGTLSRWAEDLRPPSAQTAFLNILDTHDGIGLQGARGFLPAKDIEFLVDRARKKGALVSFKTTEDGTEEPYEINSTWWSALNPEREQESLELQIARYLASRAIALVMRGVPGIYIHGALGTANDYRAAKASGINRDLNRGIIDAWEVEKALKDPASKLSLLFSRGREQILVRRRERSFHPQGGQKVLHLSPRAFALLRTSPEGDETILTLTGVTAEAVGLVIPSDEAGFRHGRYRDLLSAGSYKTEANILHITLPPYGRVWLKNEE is encoded by the coding sequence GAGAAGGGATGTCATGGATCAGGAAAAGCGCTTCTCCAGGAAACGAACCTATTACGATGAGTATCCGGACTTTACCCGGCCAGCGCTTGAGATTTCCCGCAGATTCAGGGAGCGGGCGCTCGCACGGCTTGAGTTCCTATACGGCCCTAAAGGGGCTGAAAATTGGATGCCCGAACTCGAACGGATACTAAAGGTTCATTATGCCCACAAGCCCCCCGAGATGATCGAGAAGGAGCAGGAATACGATCCTAGGCAAAGGTTTTGCCAGGAGCATATCATCCTCATCACCTACGGGGACATGGTGAAGGGAGAAGGAGCCACGCCCCTTTCAGTCCTTCACCGCTTCGTGACTCAATACTCTCTGGGTGCCATCAACACGCTCCATCTGTTGCCCTTCTTTCCCTATTCCTCGGACCGGGGTTTTGCCGTCATTGATTACCGACGGGTGGACAAGCGGCTGGGATTCTGGAAGGACATCCGTGAGAAAAAACGTTTCTATGATCTTATGTTTGACGCTGTCCTGAATCATTGCTCCTCCGGAAGCGAGATGTTCCTGGAATTCCTTAATGGGAATCCCGCCTACAGGGACTTTTTCATTGCTTACGAGTCGCCCGACGATCTCACCCCTGAACAGCGCCGCAAGATTTTCCGCCCCAGGACGACCGACATTCTCACCCGATTCGAGACGATCCATGGCCCTCGATACATTTGGTCCACCTTTTCTCCGGATCAGGTGGACCTTAACTTCCGTAACCCTGCCGTGCTCCTGCAAGTGTTGGGCAGCCTTCTTTTTTACATCCGAAAAGGCGCCGATATGCTCCGGCTGGACGCGGTGACCTACATCTGGGCGGAGCCTGGAACCGAAAGCGTGCATCTCCCCCAGACCCATGAGATCGTCAAACTGCTGCGCGATGTAGTGGATTTTGTAGCTTCCGGTGTGGCCCTGGTCACCGAAACGAATGTCCCCCATCATCAAAACATCTCGTACTTCGGCAACGGCTATGACGAGGCCCACATGGTGTACAACTTCGCCCTTCCCCCTCTGGTCCTTCATGCTTTCTATGCCGGAGATGCCGGCACCCTTTCCCGATGGGCCGAGGATCTGCGTCCACCATCGGCCCAGACGGCCTTTCTCAATATTCTGGACACCCATGACGGCATCGGACTCCAGGGTGCCCGCGGGTTTCTCCCCGCCAAAGACATTGAGTTCCTCGTGGACAGGGCCCGGAAGAAAGGGGCCTTAGTGTCCTTCAAGACGACCGAGGACGGGACCGAAGAGCCTTACGAGATCAACAGCACCTGGTGGAGCGCCCTGAACCCGGAGCGCGAACAGGAGAGCCTGGAGCTGCAGATCGCCCGGTATCTGGCCTCCAGGGCCATCGCGCTGGTGATGCGGGGGGTCCCGGGGATTTACATCCACGGGGCACTCGGAACCGCCAATGACTATAGGGCCGCTAAGGCCTCAGGGATAAACCGGGACCTGAACCGGGGAATCATCGACGCCTGGGAGGTGGAAAAGGCGCTGAAGGATCCGGCCTCGAAGCTGTCCCTCCTGTTCAGCCGTGGGAGGGAACAGATCCTGGTTCGGCGGCGGGAGAGGTCTTTCCACCCCCAAGGCGGACAGAAGGTCTTGCACCTTTCGCCCCGCGCTTTTGCCCTCCTTCGAACTTCCCCGGAGGGGGATGAGACAATCCTGACCCTCACCGGCGTTACGGCGGAAGCGGTGGGGCTTGTGATACCTTCAGACGAGGCCGGCTTCCGCCACGGGCGTTATCGGGATCTTCTCTCCGCCGGGAGCTATAAAACGGAAGCAAATATCTTGCACATTACGCTTCCGCCTTACGGCCGGGTCTGGCTTAAAAACGAAGAATGA